A DNA window from Desulfomonile tiedjei contains the following coding sequences:
- a CDS encoding NAD-dependent epimerase/dehydratase, translated as MSDFKKVLVTGGAGYVGAALVPKLIHAGYEVKVIDLYLYGDDVLRSVQGNPALKEVKGDIRDKELLEREIPGTDVVIHLACISNDPSYELDPALGKSINYDAFIPLVELSKKHKVKRFVYASSSSVYGVKSEPEVTEDLALEPLTDYSKYKAACEEVLLGEATDDFIVTVIRPSTVCGYSPRMRLDLTVNILTTHAIDRGKITVFGGDQKRPNIHIEDMTDLYLFLLEQPDHKLQKKIFNAGYQNYTVREIADIVAGTVGGKVPIEVTPSNDNRSYHVCSEKIRRELGFEAKHTIQEAVTDIKEAFASGKLPNPMEDIKYYNIKTMQAVKLK; from the coding sequence ATGTCGGATTTTAAGAAAGTGCTCGTTACCGGAGGCGCAGGATATGTGGGAGCTGCCCTCGTGCCGAAGCTCATTCACGCAGGTTACGAAGTCAAAGTGATCGACCTTTACCTTTACGGGGACGATGTCCTCCGGTCCGTTCAGGGGAATCCCGCTTTAAAAGAGGTCAAGGGAGACATACGAGACAAAGAGTTGCTTGAGCGCGAAATCCCCGGAACCGATGTCGTGATACACCTGGCGTGTATCTCCAATGATCCCAGCTATGAACTTGACCCGGCACTGGGCAAGTCCATCAATTATGATGCATTTATCCCTCTGGTTGAACTCTCCAAGAAACACAAGGTCAAGAGATTCGTGTACGCTTCGAGTTCCAGTGTTTACGGCGTAAAGTCAGAGCCTGAAGTCACAGAGGACCTCGCGCTTGAACCGCTGACCGATTATTCCAAGTACAAGGCCGCATGCGAGGAAGTCCTCCTTGGAGAAGCGACCGACGATTTCATCGTAACTGTAATCCGGCCGTCGACGGTTTGCGGGTATTCCCCGAGGATGAGGTTGGACCTCACCGTGAACATACTAACCACCCACGCAATAGACAGGGGAAAGATCACGGTCTTCGGGGGGGACCAGAAAAGACCGAACATCCATATAGAGGATATGACGGATCTTTACCTCTTCCTGCTAGAACAGCCTGACCACAAGCTTCAAAAGAAGATTTTCAATGCCGGATACCAGAACTATACGGTGAGGGAAATCGCCGATATTGTTGCAGGAACCGTCGGCGGCAAAGTGCCAATCGAGGTCACGCCGAGCAACGACAACCGGTCCTACCATGTGTGCTCCGAAAAGATCAGGAGAGAACTGGGCTTCGAGGCCAAGCACACTATTCAGGAAGCTGTAACTGACATAAAAGAAGCGTTTGCGTCGGGCAAGCTGCCCAATCCTATGGAGGATATAAAGTATTACAATATCAAGACTATGCAAGCCGTGAAGCTGAAGTGA
- a CDS encoding Gfo/Idh/MocA family oxidoreductase, translated as MDRRSIGLIGAGHVVRTRYLPLHSKRDDCRVVAICSRNVQTAKELAAAYHVESVYSHYKYVLERADIDTIMICTPPSVHTEIALAAMQSHKNILLEKPICSDYSDTHSLLQQAASYSHTFYPVFNNQFRAENHWLIESVNRGTVGKPRLVSFEWFRTDPFLSKAWLHSASESGGGVLMDFGVHLLQMALLLLPTRERFAAWCVNLDHGLPNSTVEDTSAAIVTVDDNVIVTIRAGWDMRMSTKARVRLEVFGTESHILSTDYTGPKADPLERLMDDFFSHVEAGTSPDLAIADDTMKLVDALYRSAQTGLRVVDGFSRADYTGEA; from the coding sequence ATGGACAGGCGATCGATCGGTCTAATAGGAGCCGGTCACGTTGTCCGGACTCGGTATCTGCCTCTTCATTCCAAGCGGGATGATTGCAGGGTCGTGGCCATTTGCAGCCGTAACGTCCAGACTGCGAAAGAACTGGCCGCCGCCTACCACGTCGAGTCGGTATATTCCCACTACAAATATGTTCTGGAAAGGGCCGACATTGACACGATAATGATCTGCACCCCTCCGTCTGTTCATACCGAGATCGCTTTGGCGGCAATGCAAAGCCACAAGAACATACTGTTGGAGAAGCCCATATGCAGTGACTACTCTGACACCCATTCCCTGCTTCAACAAGCTGCAAGCTATTCCCACACTTTCTATCCTGTTTTCAACAACCAATTCAGGGCCGAGAATCATTGGCTTATTGAAAGCGTGAACCGGGGAACCGTTGGAAAGCCCAGGTTAGTCAGCTTCGAGTGGTTTAGGACTGACCCCTTCCTCTCAAAGGCCTGGTTGCACAGTGCGAGTGAATCCGGAGGCGGGGTGTTGATGGATTTTGGGGTGCATCTGCTGCAAATGGCGCTCCTACTGCTGCCGACTCGGGAGCGTTTCGCAGCATGGTGCGTCAACTTGGACCACGGGCTGCCCAATTCAACGGTTGAAGACACGTCCGCGGCAATAGTGACCGTGGACGATAACGTCATCGTGACAATCAGGGCCGGCTGGGACATGAGGATGTCCACCAAGGCACGAGTGCGCCTCGAAGTGTTTGGAACGGAATCTCACATTTTGAGCACGGATTATACAGGCCCCAAGGCCGACCCTCTGGAAAGACTGATGGATGATTTCTTCAGCCATGTTGAGGCCGGGACTTCCCCTGATCTGGCAATCGCGGACGACACTATGAAGTTGGTGGACGCATTGTACCGGTCAGCTCAAACAGGGTTGAGAGTCGTGGATGGTTTTTCCCGCGCAGACTACACAGGCGAGGCATGA